The following coding sequences are from one Pseudomonas oryzae window:
- the paaC gene encoding 1,2-phenylacetyl-CoA epoxidase subunit PaaC, with product MTDNKNDLIEYLLRLGDNAMINGQRLCEWCGHAPALEEEMALMNVALDLVGQARNWYEYAAELLADGRDADQLAFTRDERDFRNTLLVEQPNGDYAVTTAKLFLFDAWHLHTLQALSASKDERIAAIAAKALKEATYHLRRSGEWVERLGDGTEESRQRMLAAIDELWRFTGDLLAGDEIQQRLATAGIAADAEAVASAWQATVEQVFGAASLPVPQPASYFYLDGKRGLHTEHLGILLAEMQFLQRAYPGATW from the coding sequence ATGACTGACAACAAGAACGACCTGATCGAATACCTGCTGCGCCTCGGCGACAACGCCATGATCAACGGCCAGCGTCTGTGCGAGTGGTGCGGCCACGCGCCGGCCCTGGAAGAGGAAATGGCGCTGATGAACGTCGCCCTCGACCTGGTCGGCCAGGCCCGCAACTGGTACGAGTACGCCGCCGAGCTGCTGGCCGACGGCCGCGACGCCGACCAGTTGGCCTTCACCCGCGACGAGCGCGACTTCCGCAACACCCTGCTGGTCGAGCAGCCCAACGGCGACTACGCGGTGACCACCGCCAAGCTGTTCCTGTTCGACGCCTGGCACCTGCACACCCTGCAGGCGCTGTCCGCCTCCAAGGACGAGCGCATCGCCGCCATCGCCGCCAAGGCCCTCAAGGAAGCGACCTACCACCTGCGCCGCTCCGGCGAGTGGGTCGAGCGCCTGGGCGACGGCACCGAGGAAAGCCGCCAGCGCATGCTCGCCGCCATCGACGAGCTGTGGCGCTTCACCGGCGACCTGCTGGCCGGCGACGAGATCCAGCAGCGCCTGGCCACTGCCGGCATCGCCGCCGACGCCGAGGCCGTGGCGAGCGCCTGGCAGGCCACCGTCGAGCAGGTGTTCGGCGCCGCCAGCCTGCCGGTGCCGCAGCCGGCCAGCTACTTCTACCTGGACGGCAAGCGCGGCCTGCACACCGAGCACCTGGGCATCCTGCTGGCGGAGATGCAGTTCCTGCAGCGCGCCTACCCGGGTGCGACCTGGTAA
- the paaA gene encoding 1,2-phenylacetyl-CoA epoxidase subunit PaaA, with translation MYAQLVETGVKRVKSLEEMSPEERAFQERIDAEIKIEPKNWMPDAYRQTLIRQISQHAHSEIVGMLPEGNWVTRAPTLKRKLQLMAKIQDEAGHGMYLYSAMETLGADRDEEIEKLHAGKAKYSSIFNYPTLNWADMGAVGWLVDGAAIVNQVVLQRTSYGPYSRAMIRICKEESFHQRQGYEILLTMMRHGNQAQKDMVQDAINRLWWPALMMFGPSDADSPNSAQSMAWKIKRMSNDDLRQRFIDQTVPQLEFLGCTAPDPDLKWNEERGHYDFGQINWQEFYDVLKGNGPCNRERIATRRKALEDGKWVREAAVAHAAKRQQKQNAA, from the coding sequence ATGTACGCACAACTCGTCGAAACCGGAGTCAAGCGCGTCAAGAGCCTCGAGGAGATGTCTCCCGAGGAGCGCGCCTTCCAGGAACGCATCGATGCCGAGATCAAGATCGAGCCGAAGAACTGGATGCCGGACGCCTATCGCCAGACCCTGATCCGCCAGATCTCCCAGCACGCCCACTCGGAAATCGTCGGCATGCTGCCGGAAGGCAACTGGGTCACCCGCGCCCCGACCCTCAAGCGCAAGCTGCAGCTGATGGCCAAGATCCAGGACGAGGCCGGCCACGGCATGTACCTGTACAGCGCCATGGAGACCCTCGGCGCCGACCGCGACGAGGAGATCGAGAAGCTGCACGCCGGCAAGGCCAAGTACTCGAGCATCTTCAACTACCCGACCCTGAACTGGGCCGACATGGGTGCGGTGGGCTGGCTGGTCGACGGCGCCGCCATCGTCAACCAGGTGGTGCTGCAGCGCACCAGCTACGGCCCCTACTCGCGCGCGATGATCCGCATCTGCAAGGAAGAGAGCTTCCACCAGCGCCAGGGCTACGAAATCCTCCTGACCATGATGCGCCACGGCAACCAGGCGCAGAAGGACATGGTCCAGGACGCCATCAACCGCCTGTGGTGGCCGGCGCTGATGATGTTCGGCCCGAGCGACGCCGACTCGCCGAACAGCGCCCAGTCGATGGCCTGGAAGATCAAGCGCATGAGCAACGACGACCTGCGCCAGCGCTTCATCGACCAGACCGTGCCGCAACTGGAATTCCTCGGCTGCACCGCTCCCGACCCGGACCTCAAGTGGAACGAGGAGCGCGGCCACTACGACTTCGGCCAGATCAACTGGCAGGAGTTCTACGACGTGCTCAAGGGCAACGGCCCGTGCAACCGCGAACGCATCGCCACCCGCCGCAAGGCGCTCGAGGATGGCAAGTGGGTCCGCGAAGCCGCCGTCGCCCACGCCGCCAAACGCCAACAAAAACAAAACGCTGCCTGA
- a CDS encoding diacylglycerol kinase, whose translation MKGQPFIRRVGFALHGLRLAVQREGSLRTHLLATTAVLVLLLATRPAPLWWALLALAVGLVLVAELVNSALEALIDHLHPERHPEIGAAKDIAAGAALVASGIAVVVGVAFGLDWLAG comes from the coding sequence ATGAAGGGACAGCCGTTCATCAGGCGCGTGGGTTTTGCCCTGCACGGGCTGCGCCTGGCGGTGCAGCGCGAAGGCAGCCTGCGCACCCATCTGCTGGCCACCACGGCGGTGCTGGTTCTGCTGCTGGCGACGCGGCCGGCGCCGCTGTGGTGGGCGCTGCTGGCGCTGGCGGTCGGGCTGGTGCTGGTGGCCGAGCTGGTCAACAGCGCGCTGGAGGCGCTGATCGACCACCTGCATCCCGAGCGTCATCCGGAGATCGGCGCGGCCAAGGACATCGCCGCCGGCGCGGCGCTGGTGGCCAGCGGCATCGCCGTGGTGGTGGGAGTGGCCTTCGGGCTGGACTGGCTGGCGGGCTGA
- the paaZ gene encoding phenylacetic acid degradation bifunctional protein PaaZ — protein sequence MTTLQSFIGGRWIGADAAQALKSAIDGQIVAHTHADKLDFAEAVSFARQSGTPALLKLDFQSRAQILKALGKYLMERKEQLYAISHHSGATRMDSWIDIEGGAGTLFAYASMGTRELPSGNLVHEGPAIPLGKQNHFAGTHILVPRGGLAVHINAFNFPIWGMLEKFAPTFLAGMPCIVKPATATSYVTEACVRLMHESGLLPEGSLQLIVGSTGDLLDRLEGPDVVTFTGSADTAAKLRVHPNLIRNSIPFNAEADSLNCAILAPDVTPDDEEFELFVKEVAREMTVKAGQKCTAIRRIIVPESRIDAVAERLAARLAKVVVGDPSKEGVKMGALASHDQFDDVSGRVDALLASSELLFRGEAQFVGDNVAEGAFFAPTLLKSRDPHATGGAHDIEAFGPVSTLMGYAEIDEALALAARGKGSLVSTLVTKDPRVAAQVVPAAAAWHGRVHVLDAEAAKESTGHGSPLPMLKHGGPGRAGGGEELGGIRAVKHYLQRTAVQGSPTMLSAITGEYVRGAKVIETEVHPFRRHFEDLQIGESLLTHRRTVTEADLVNFGCLSGDHFYMHFDEIAAKESQFGKRIAHGYFVLSAAAGLFVSPGVGPVLANYGLDTLRFVSPVGIGDTIQARLTCKRKIDQGKQSSLGTPQGVVAWDVEVTNQNGELVASYDILTLVAKRG from the coding sequence ATGACCACCCTGCAAAGTTTCATCGGCGGCCGCTGGATCGGCGCCGACGCCGCCCAGGCGCTGAAGAGCGCCATCGACGGCCAGATCGTCGCCCACACCCACGCCGACAAGCTCGACTTCGCCGAGGCGGTCAGCTTCGCCCGCCAGAGCGGTACTCCGGCGCTGCTGAAGCTCGATTTCCAGAGCCGCGCGCAGATCCTCAAGGCGCTCGGCAAGTACCTGATGGAACGCAAGGAACAGCTCTACGCGATCAGCCACCACAGCGGTGCGACCCGCATGGACAGCTGGATCGACATCGAGGGCGGCGCCGGCACCCTGTTCGCCTACGCCAGCATGGGCACCCGCGAGCTGCCCTCCGGCAACCTGGTCCACGAAGGCCCGGCCATCCCGCTGGGCAAGCAGAACCACTTCGCCGGCACCCACATCCTGGTGCCGCGCGGCGGCCTGGCCGTGCACATCAACGCCTTCAACTTCCCGATCTGGGGCATGCTGGAGAAGTTCGCGCCGACCTTCCTCGCCGGCATGCCGTGCATCGTCAAGCCGGCCACCGCGACCAGCTACGTTACCGAGGCCTGCGTGCGCCTGATGCACGAATCCGGCCTGCTGCCCGAGGGCAGCCTGCAACTGATCGTCGGCAGCACCGGCGACCTGCTCGACCGTCTGGAAGGCCCGGACGTGGTGACCTTCACCGGCTCGGCCGACACCGCCGCCAAGCTGCGCGTGCACCCCAACCTGATCCGCAACTCGATCCCGTTCAACGCCGAGGCCGACTCGCTGAACTGCGCGATCCTCGCCCCGGACGTGACCCCGGACGACGAGGAGTTCGAGCTGTTCGTCAAGGAAGTCGCCCGCGAGATGACGGTCAAGGCCGGCCAGAAGTGCACCGCGATCCGCCGCATCATCGTCCCCGAGAGCCGCATCGACGCCGTCGCCGAGCGCCTGGCCGCGCGCCTGGCCAAGGTGGTGGTCGGCGACCCGAGCAAGGAAGGCGTGAAGATGGGCGCGCTGGCCTCCCACGACCAGTTCGACGACGTCTCCGGCCGCGTCGACGCCCTGCTCGCCAGCAGCGAGCTGCTGTTCCGCGGCGAGGCGCAGTTCGTCGGTGACAACGTCGCCGAGGGCGCGTTCTTCGCCCCGACCCTGCTGAAGAGCCGCGATCCGCACGCCACCGGCGGCGCCCACGACATCGAGGCCTTCGGCCCGGTCAGCACCCTGATGGGCTACGCCGAGATCGACGAGGCCCTGGCCCTGGCCGCCCGCGGCAAGGGCAGCCTGGTCTCCACCCTGGTCACCAAGGATCCGCGCGTCGCCGCCCAGGTGGTGCCGGCCGCCGCCGCCTGGCACGGCCGCGTGCACGTGCTGGACGCCGAGGCCGCCAAGGAATCCACCGGCCACGGCTCGCCGCTGCCGATGCTCAAGCACGGCGGCCCCGGCCGCGCCGGTGGTGGCGAGGAGCTGGGCGGCATCCGCGCGGTCAAGCACTACCTGCAGCGCACCGCGGTGCAGGGTTCGCCGACCATGCTCAGCGCCATCACCGGCGAGTACGTGCGCGGCGCCAAGGTCATCGAGACCGAAGTGCACCCGTTCCGTCGCCACTTCGAGGACCTGCAGATCGGCGAGTCGCTGCTGACCCACCGCCGCACCGTCACCGAGGCTGACCTGGTCAACTTCGGCTGCCTGTCGGGCGACCACTTCTACATGCACTTCGACGAGATCGCCGCCAAGGAATCGCAGTTCGGCAAGCGCATCGCCCACGGCTACTTCGTGCTGTCGGCGGCCGCCGGCCTGTTCGTCTCCCCCGGCGTCGGCCCGGTGCTGGCCAACTACGGCCTCGACACCCTGCGCTTCGTCAGCCCGGTGGGCATCGGCGACACCATCCAGGCGCGCCTGACCTGCAAGCGCAAGATCGACCAGGGCAAGCAGTCCAGCCTCGGCACCCCGCAGGGCGTGGTGGCCTGGGACGTGGAAGTCACCAACCAGAACGGCGAGTTGGTGGCCAGCTACGACATCCTGACCCTGGTGGCCAAGCGCGGCTGA
- the paaE gene encoding 1,2-phenylacetyl-CoA epoxidase subunit PaaE: protein MSKFHTLTIREVRPETRDTVSVAFTVPAELRDSFHYTQGQHLVMRTQIDGEEVRRTYSICSAVSEDDLRVAIKRVDGGLFSNFANDQLKAGATLEVMPPAGHFSIPLDPARAGNYLAVAAGSGITPIMSIVKTTLETEPDSRFTLIYGNRSSASTIFREQLEDLKNQYLDRLNLIFVFSREQQDIDLYNGRIDAAKCDALFSRWLDVPNLDAAFICGPVEMTECVRDALRRHDLINERIHFELFTAGTPGAAAEKRAAREAAARVGGAVSHVTVTSDGRSMSFDLARNTQSLLDAGNAHGMELPYSCKAGVCSTCKCKVVKGEVEMDANFALEDYEVAAGYVLSCQAFPVSDEVVLDFDQL from the coding sequence ATGAGCAAGTTCCATACGCTGACCATCCGCGAAGTGCGCCCGGAAACCCGCGACACGGTGTCCGTGGCCTTCACCGTGCCCGCCGAGCTCAGGGACAGCTTCCACTACACCCAGGGCCAGCACCTGGTGATGCGCACCCAGATCGACGGCGAGGAAGTGCGCCGCACCTACTCGATCTGCAGCGCGGTGAGCGAGGACGACCTGCGCGTGGCAATCAAGCGCGTGGACGGCGGCCTGTTCTCCAACTTCGCCAACGACCAGCTCAAGGCCGGCGCGACCCTGGAAGTGATGCCGCCGGCCGGCCACTTCTCCATCCCGCTGGATCCGGCGCGCGCCGGCAACTACCTGGCGGTGGCCGCCGGCAGCGGCATCACGCCGATCATGTCGATCGTCAAGACCACCCTGGAAACCGAACCGGACAGCCGCTTCACCCTGATCTACGGCAACCGCTCCAGCGCCAGCACCATCTTCCGCGAGCAGCTCGAGGACCTGAAGAACCAGTACCTCGACCGCCTCAACCTGATCTTCGTGTTCAGCCGCGAGCAGCAGGACATCGACCTGTACAACGGCCGCATCGACGCTGCCAAGTGCGACGCGCTGTTCTCCCGCTGGCTGGACGTGCCGAACCTCGACGCCGCCTTCATCTGCGGCCCGGTGGAGATGACCGAGTGCGTGCGCGACGCCCTGCGCCGCCACGACCTGATCAACGAGCGCATCCACTTCGAGCTGTTCACCGCCGGCACCCCGGGCGCCGCCGCCGAGAAGCGTGCCGCCCGCGAGGCCGCGGCCAGGGTCGGCGGCGCGGTCAGCCACGTCACCGTGACCAGCGACGGCCGCAGCATGAGCTTCGACCTGGCGCGCAACACCCAGAGCCTGCTCGACGCCGGCAACGCCCACGGCATGGAGCTGCCCTACTCGTGCAAGGCCGGCGTGTGCTCGACCTGCAAGTGCAAGGTGGTCAAGGGCGAGGTGGAGATGGATGCCAACTTCGCGCTGGAGGACTACGAGGTGGCCGCCGGCTACGTGCTGTCCTGCCAGGCCTTCCCGGTCAGCGACGAGGTTGTGCTGGACTTCGACCAGCTCTGA
- the pcaF gene encoding 3-oxoadipyl-CoA thiolase, which produces MSEALIIDAIRTPIGRYAGALSAVRADDLGAVPLRALMARNPQVDWTAVDDVIFGCANQAGEDNRNVARMSSLLAGLPINVPGTTVNRLCGSGMDAIGSAARALRCGEAQLMIAGGVESMSRAPFVMGKAESAFSRSAEMFDTTIGWRFVNAIMQKEFGIDSMPETAENVAAQFNVSRADQDAFALRSQQKTGAAMARGRFAREIVPVEIPQRKGPAKVVAQDEHPRPDTTLEQLAKLGTPFRDGGSVTAGNASGVNDGACALLLASPAAAARFGLKARGRVLAMASAGVEPRIMGIGPVPATRKVLELAGLSLADMDVIELNEAFAAQGLAVLRELGIADDDARVNPNGGAIALGHPLGMSGARLVTTALNELEERQGRYALCTMCIGVGQGIAMVIERL; this is translated from the coding sequence CAACCCGCAGGTCGACTGGACCGCCGTCGACGACGTGATCTTCGGCTGTGCCAACCAGGCCGGCGAGGACAACCGCAACGTCGCGCGCATGTCCTCGCTGCTCGCCGGCCTGCCGATCAACGTGCCGGGCACCACCGTCAACCGCCTGTGCGGCTCGGGCATGGACGCCATCGGCAGCGCCGCCCGCGCCCTGCGCTGCGGCGAGGCCCAGCTGATGATCGCCGGCGGCGTGGAATCCATGTCGCGCGCCCCGTTCGTCATGGGCAAGGCCGAGAGCGCCTTCTCGCGCTCGGCCGAAATGTTCGACACCACCATCGGCTGGCGCTTCGTCAACGCCATCATGCAGAAGGAGTTCGGCATCGACTCGATGCCGGAGACCGCCGAGAACGTCGCCGCGCAGTTCAACGTCTCGCGCGCCGACCAAGACGCCTTCGCCCTGCGCAGCCAGCAGAAGACCGGCGCCGCCATGGCCCGCGGCCGCTTCGCGCGCGAGATCGTCCCGGTGGAGATTCCCCAGCGCAAGGGCCCGGCCAAGGTCGTGGCGCAGGACGAGCACCCGCGTCCGGACACCACCCTGGAGCAGCTGGCCAAGCTCGGCACGCCGTTCCGCGACGGCGGCAGCGTCACCGCCGGCAACGCCTCCGGCGTCAATGACGGCGCCTGCGCCCTGCTGCTGGCCAGCCCGGCAGCCGCCGCCCGCTTCGGCCTCAAGGCCCGCGGCCGCGTGCTGGCGATGGCCAGCGCCGGCGTCGAGCCGCGCATCATGGGCATCGGCCCGGTGCCGGCCACCCGCAAGGTGCTGGAGCTGGCCGGCCTGAGCCTGGCCGACATGGACGTGATCGAGCTCAACGAGGCGTTCGCCGCCCAGGGCCTGGCCGTGCTGCGCGAGCTGGGCATCGCCGACGACGACGCACGGGTCAACCCCAACGGCGGCGCCATCGCCCTCGGCCACCCGCTGGGCATGAGCGGCGCGCGCCTGGTCACCACCGCGCTCAACGAGCTGGAGGAGCGCCAGGGCCGCTATGCGCTGTGCACCATGTGCATCGGCGTCGGCCAGGGCATCGCCATGGTCATCGAACGCCTGTGA
- a CDS encoding anti-virulence regulator CigR family protein: MFKSRSAVVLLTGLVLAAGSPALLAEPRGKDEHPQQMHSPQQGKGNQGQKGAAPQGHQPQNGKPASGGPSRHDGHGDFRVDSERIRVTIGDNRAYWNPGKPLPPGIRNNLQRGKPLPPGIARQQLDRRLVSRLPYHEGHEWVRVGTDLVQVSISTGLINAVLNDMFN; the protein is encoded by the coding sequence ATCTTCAAGTCGCGTTCCGCGGTCGTGCTGCTCACCGGCCTGGTGCTGGCGGCCGGCTCGCCGGCCCTGCTGGCCGAGCCCAGGGGCAAGGACGAGCACCCGCAGCAGATGCACTCGCCGCAACAGGGCAAGGGCAACCAGGGGCAGAAAGGCGCCGCGCCCCAGGGGCACCAGCCGCAGAACGGCAAGCCGGCCAGCGGCGGGCCGTCCCGCCATGACGGCCATGGCGATTTCCGGGTCGACAGCGAGCGCATCCGTGTGACCATCGGCGACAACCGCGCGTACTGGAATCCGGGCAAGCCGTTGCCGCCGGGCATCCGCAACAACCTGCAGCGCGGCAAGCCGCTGCCGCCGGGGATCGCCAGGCAGCAGCTGGACCGTCGCCTAGTCAGCCGTCTGCCCTACCACGAGGGGCACGAGTGGGTGCGGGTGGGGACCGACCTGGTGCAGGTGTCGATTTCCACCGGGCTGATCAACGCGGTGCTGAACGACATGTTCAACTGA
- the paaK gene encoding phenylacetate--CoA ligase PaaK: MNAMHNASAHTAIIDPMETASLDHLRAHQLERLRWTLQHAYDNVPVYRQKFDALGVHPSDLKSLADLAKFPFTGKSDLRDNYPFGMFAVPMEQVSRIHASSGTTGQPTVVGYTANDIDTWANLVARSIRAAGGRPGDRIHVAYGYGLFTGGLGAHYGAERLGCTVIPMSGGQTEKQVQLIKDFQPDIIMVTPSYMLNIADEMERQGIDPHKLPLRLGIFGAEPWTGQLRGELESRLGIQAMDIYGLSEVMGPGVAMECVDCKDGPTIWEDHFYPEIIDPVTGEPVPDGQMGELVFTSLSKEALPMIRYRTRDLTRLLPGTTRAMRRIDKITGRSDDMLIIRGVNVFPTQIEEQVLKVKQLSAQYELHVYRNGNLDGMDVLVELKPEFEHLNDVERQAVSRELAHHIKSSVGISTRINICPCFSLKRSEGKACHVYDKRKSA, encoded by the coding sequence ATGAACGCCATGCACAATGCCTCTGCGCACACCGCCATCATCGACCCGATGGAAACCGCCAGCCTCGACCACCTGCGCGCCCACCAGCTCGAGCGCCTGCGCTGGACCCTGCAGCACGCCTACGACAACGTGCCGGTGTACCGCCAGAAGTTCGACGCCCTCGGCGTGCACCCCAGCGACCTGAAGTCGCTGGCCGACCTGGCCAAGTTCCCCTTCACCGGCAAGAGCGACCTGCGCGACAACTACCCGTTCGGCATGTTCGCCGTGCCGATGGAGCAGGTATCGCGCATCCACGCCTCCAGCGGCACCACCGGCCAGCCCACCGTGGTCGGCTACACCGCCAACGACATCGACACCTGGGCCAACCTGGTGGCGCGCTCGATCCGCGCCGCCGGCGGCCGCCCGGGCGACCGCATCCACGTCGCCTACGGCTACGGCCTGTTCACCGGCGGCCTGGGCGCCCACTACGGCGCCGAGCGCCTGGGCTGCACCGTGATCCCGATGTCCGGCGGCCAGACCGAGAAGCAGGTCCAGCTGATCAAGGACTTCCAGCCGGACATCATCATGGTCACCCCGTCGTACATGCTGAACATCGCCGACGAGATGGAGCGCCAGGGCATCGACCCGCACAAGCTGCCGCTGCGCCTGGGCATCTTCGGCGCCGAGCCGTGGACCGGCCAGCTGCGCGGCGAGCTGGAGAGCCGCCTGGGCATCCAGGCCATGGACATCTACGGCCTGTCCGAGGTGATGGGCCCGGGCGTGGCCATGGAGTGCGTCGACTGCAAGGACGGCCCGACCATCTGGGAAGACCACTTCTACCCGGAGATCATCGACCCGGTGACCGGCGAACCGGTGCCGGACGGCCAGATGGGCGAGCTGGTGTTCACCTCGCTGTCCAAGGAAGCGCTGCCGATGATCCGCTACCGCACCCGCGACCTGACCCGCCTGCTGCCGGGCACCACCCGCGCCATGCGCCGCATCGACAAGATCACCGGGCGCAGCGACGACATGCTGATCATCCGCGGGGTCAATGTGTTCCCCACGCAGATCGAGGAGCAGGTGCTGAAAGTCAAACAGCTTTCCGCGCAGTACGAGCTGCACGTGTATCGCAACGGCAATCTCGACGGCATGGACGTGCTGGTCGAGCTCAAGCCCGAGTTCGAGCACCTGAACGACGTCGAACGCCAGGCGGTGAGCCGCGAGCTGGCCCACCACATCAAGAGCAGCGTCGGCATCAGCACGCGCATCAACATCTGCCCGTGCTTCAGCCTCAAGCGCTCGGAAGGCAAGGCCTGCCACGTCTACGACAAGCGCAAGAGCGCCTGA
- the paaB gene encoding 1,2-phenylacetyl-CoA epoxidase subunit PaaB: MSEWILFEVFVRSKHGLNHKHVGSVHAADANMALESARDLYTRRNEGVSIWVVPSAQITATAGDEKEPFFDPSQDKVYRHASFYELPEEVGHM, encoded by the coding sequence ATGTCCGAATGGATCCTTTTTGAAGTCTTCGTCCGCTCCAAGCACGGCCTGAACCACAAGCACGTCGGCAGCGTGCACGCCGCCGATGCCAACATGGCCTTGGAGAGCGCCCGCGACCTGTACACCCGCCGCAACGAAGGCGTGAGCATCTGGGTCGTGCCCTCGGCGCAGATCACCGCCACCGCCGGCGACGAGAAAGAGCCGTTCTTCGACCCGTCGCAGGACAAGGTCTATCGTCACGCCAGCTTCTACGAGCTGCCCGAAGAAGTCGGGCACATGTGA
- the paaD gene encoding 1,2-phenylacetyl-CoA epoxidase subunit PaaD yields the protein MGSSDQPSGLIASDGGARAADESDLPRAWQVLEQVMDPEVPVVSVIDLGIIRDVAWVDGHLQVAVTPTYSGCPATELIENEVSKALERAGFRAPRIERRLAPAWTTDWISEQGRERLRAFGIAPPSGSSSKRSLLGEKDEISCPHCGSHDTEVVSQFGSTACKALYRCRSCLEPFDYFKCI from the coding sequence ATGGGCAGCAGCGATCAGCCCTCCGGGCTGATCGCCTCCGACGGCGGCGCCCGCGCGGCGGACGAGTCCGACCTGCCGCGCGCCTGGCAGGTGCTGGAGCAGGTGATGGACCCGGAGGTGCCGGTGGTCAGCGTGATCGACCTCGGCATCATCCGCGACGTCGCCTGGGTCGACGGCCACCTGCAGGTGGCCGTGACGCCGACCTACTCCGGCTGCCCGGCCACCGAGCTGATCGAGAACGAGGTGAGCAAGGCCCTGGAGCGCGCCGGCTTCCGCGCCCCGCGCATCGAGCGCCGCCTGGCGCCGGCCTGGACCACCGACTGGATCAGCGAGCAGGGCCGCGAGCGCCTGCGCGCCTTCGGCATCGCCCCGCCGTCCGGCAGCAGCAGCAAGCGCAGCCTGCTCGGCGAGAAGGACGAGATCAGCTGCCCGCACTGCGGCAGCCACGACACCGAGGTGGTCAGCCAGTTCGGGTCCACCGCCTGCAAGGCCCTGTACCGTTGCCGCTCCTGCCTGGAGCCCTTCGACTATTTCAAGTGCATCTGA